One window of the Zea mays cultivar B73 chromosome 3, Zm-B73-REFERENCE-NAM-5.0, whole genome shotgun sequence genome contains the following:
- the LOC103653343 gene encoding TPR repeat-containing thioredoxin TTL1 — MSHRPPAPMPDTLSDAFAAAVLLSSTDKPDTLPPGRLSPVSPLPHSSKHGHHHPTPSSSSGSSGSVSRAPLAPASGLASRRSHSGEIPLPSEAPPRHRRTGSGPLIFTSGACSSSATSPLTNALPAGNICPSGRLAKPLPSPCPVATPPPRASRHDVLGSGTANYGHGSIVRSRGGGAVPAATDDDAVLRRAMSAADPEEVKRAGNDLYRKGCFEGALRLYDRALALCPDNAACRGNRAAALIGLDRLGEAVKECEEALRIDPSYGRAHHRLASLHIRLGHIEDALKHLSLATPQPDLLELHKLQTVEKHLGRCLDARKAGDWKSVLRESDAAIAAGADSSALLLAARAEALLRLNLLDEADLAISSASKLDYTSSCSSDTKFCGFLANAYLFYVHAQIDMSSGRFDHAVSSIDKARIIDPGNTEVVNMHNKVKSVARARSLGNELFNSGKFSEACVAYGEGLKQHPMNKVLYCNRAACRFKLEQWEKSIEDCNEALKIQSNYTKALLRRAASYGKMERWVESVKDYEILRKELPGDAEVAEAYFHAQVALKSSRGEEVSNMKFGGEVETIIGMEQFQMATSLPGVSVIHFMTPSNQQCCKVSPFVNTLCARYPSVNFLKVDVNESPAVARAENVRTIPTFKIYKNGIRVKEMICPSQQLLEYSVRHFGI, encoded by the exons ATGTCCCACCGCCCGCCGGCGCCAATGCCGGACACCCTCTCGGACGCCTTCGCCGCCGCGGTGCTCCTCTCCTCCACCGACAAGCCGGACACGCTGCCCCCGGGGAGGCTCTCGCCCGTCTCCCCGCTCCCGCACTCCTCCAAGCACGGGCACCACCACCCGACCCCGAGCTCCTCCTCGGGCTCCTCCGGCTCCGTCTCCCGGGCCCCGCTCGCGCCCGCCTCCGGCCTCGCCTCGCGCCGGAGCCACTCCGGCGAGATCCCGCTCCCTTCCGAGGCGCCCCCGCGCCACCGCCGCACAGGCTCCGGCCCACTCATCTTCACATCCGGCGCGTGCTCCAGCTCCGCCACCTCGCCGCTCACCAACGCGCTCCCCGCGGGCAACATCTGtccctccggccgcctcgccaaaCCGCTCCCGTCCCCCTGCCCCGTCGCGACCCCGCCGCCCCGCGCCTCCCGCCACGACGTGCTCGGCTCCGGGACCGCCAACTACGGCCACGGGAGCATCGTCCGCTCCCGCGGCGGGGGCGCCGTGCCCGCCGCCACCGACGACGACGCGGTCCTCAGGCGCGCCATGTCGGCCGCCGACCCCGAGGAGGTCAAGAGGGCCGGGAACGACCTATACAGGAAGGGCTGCTTCGAGGGGGCCCTCAGGCTCTACGACCGCGCCCTCGCCCTCTGCCCCGACAATGCTGCGTGCCGGGGCAACCGCGCCGCCGCTCTcattggcctcgaccgcctcggcGAAGCCGTCAAGGAGTGTGAGGAGGCGCTACGGATTGATCCGTCCTACGGCCGCGCGCACCACCGCCTCGCGTCGCTGCATATAAG GCTAGGACACATTGAGGATGCTCTGAAGCACTTGTCACTTGCAACCCCACAGCCTGACCTCCTAGAATTGCACAAATTGCAAACAGTGGAGAAGCACTTGGGGAGATGTCTGGATGCGCGAAAGGCTGGGGACTGGAAGAGTGTGCTAAGGGAAAGTGATGCAGCTATTGCGGCTGGAGCTGACTCCTCGGCTCTG CTCTTGGCTGCTAGAGCAGAAGCCCTTCTCCGTCTCAATTTACTTGATGAGGCTGATCTTGCAATCTCTAGTGCCTCCAAATTGGATTATACATCTTCATGCTCCTCAGACACCAAATTTTGTGGGTTTCTTGCCAACGCCTACCTGTTTTATGTACATGCCCAAATTGACATGTCATCAGGAAG GTTTGACCATGCGGTCTCCTCCATAGATAAGGCTAGGATAATAGATCCAGGAAACACTGAAGTGGTAAACATGCATAACAAAGTGAAATCTGTGGCCAGAGCACGTTCTCTAGGGAACGAGCTCTTCAATTCTGGAAAATTTTCAGAAGCTTGCGTTGCTTATGGTGAAGGGCTCAAGCAACACCCTATGAACAAAGTTCTGTACTGTAATAGGGCAGCTTGTAGGTTCAAGCTTGAGCAGTGGGAGAAGTCAATTGAAGACTGTAATGAAGCTCTCAAGATTCAATCCAATTATACCAAGGCTTTGCTCAGGCGGGCAGCATCCTACGGCAAG ATGGAAAGATGGGTTGAATCTGTGAAGGATTATGAGATTCTCAGAAAAGAACTTCCAGGTGACGCGGAGGTTGCTGAGGCCTATTTCCACGCCCAGGTTGCTCTCAAGTCATCTCGTGGTGAGGAGGTATCCAACATGAAATTTGGAGGAGAGGTTGAAACAATTATAGGAATGGAACAGTTCCAGATGGCCACATCTTTGCCAG GTGTTTCAGTCATCCATTTCATGACGCCTTCCAATCAGCAGTGCTGCAAGGTTTCCCCATTCGTGAACACACTGTGCGCCAGATACCCATCTGTTAATTTCCTCAAG GTCGATGTGAACGAGAGCCCTGCTGTCGCACGCGCCGAAAACGTGAGGACAATTCCAACGTTCAAAATCTACAAAAATGGTATTAGAGTCAAAGAGATGATTTGCCCCAGCCAACAGCTGCTGGAATATTCAGTGAGGCATTTTGGGATTTAG